The genomic DNA CCGAAATTCAAGCAAATTCAACATTTATGCTTTCAAGAAGTTTTTCAAAAAGATAATCAAGAATATGTTTTATCATTTGGTGGACATACAACTTACGAAGGTTGTGATCCCAAGCTAATCAATGAGAACAAGGCTTTAGTCAACGATCATCTTTTTAATATTTGTTTGATCCCGTCTGATGATATAACCGAGGTCGTTGACATATTATGGCCAAGACAAAACGATGGCAAAAGAGAAACAGGTTCTAGTAATGCAGATCAATATCGTCAATATATTCAAAATCTAATACCACAATATATTCAGAGTGCTGATAAAGTTGTTTTTATTCACGCAAGTTCCGTTGATGATACAGTTTTAGCGATTATGAATGATATAATACGAACAAAAAAATAGCCCCAAATTTTTGCTCCGTATCTCCGCAAAACTTCAGATATATTAAAACATTTTAATTTTTAAATCAAAAACTATGCAAGATATAATATGCCCAAATTGTAAAAAAGTTTTCAAAGTTGATGAAGCTGG from Bacteroidota bacterium includes the following:
- a CDS encoding shikimate kinase, which encodes MTYKQKVEIKGSKTYKGGALGFSGPPGIGKSTIGKIIASKLSIPFYDLDDLIAKKANVKTTKEIINNEGLPKFKQIQHLCFQEVFQKDNQEYVLSFGGHTTYEGCDPKLINENKALVNDHLFNICLIPSDDITEVVDILWPRQNDGKRETGSSNADQYRQYIQNLIPQYIQSADKVVFIHASSVDDTVLAIMNDIIRTKK